A region of Faecalibacterium taiwanense DNA encodes the following proteins:
- the pheT gene encoding phenylalanine--tRNA ligase subunit beta, giving the protein MKVPFSWLKEFVDIDVTAQELEDQLFSCGFEVEELIPLDAGISKVVVGKIVEMEKQEGTHLTKCVVDCGDYGHDIRISTGATNMKLGDCVPAALDGSTLPGGIKIKARKMQGVESNGMLCSGEELGLNDDLFPGSEVYGLLILPEDSVPGTDIAPVVGLDDYIFDISITANRPDCQSVLGIAREVAAVLGKPLHMPAMDYKTVCEPDAPITVKVEAPDLCPRYMAHYVRNIRMGESPRWMKRHLALCGLRSISNVVDITNHTLLEMGQPMHAFDLNKVAGRTIDVRRAHAGEKIVTLDEKEFTLNPNNLVICDAEKPVALAGIMGGANSGMDENTTSLLFECATFARDCVRKTSRALGQNSDSSARYEKGVDRHSPELGLARALHLIQELDCGDITTLEYDLTDGRPMERKHIVTTPAKICGVLGITVPDQTMIDILQRLEFTVDVQADGSWDVSAPLYREDVEGFPDLAEEVIREYGYDHIVPTFLNTASVTNGGLNYDQKQQLKTKRLLAAQGFYEASTLAFYSNAELDMLHIPADDEARKAIRILNPISENLSIMRTLLAPSMLNVIVDNLKKGNTEGRLFEMAPVYLAKELPINEHPHERQTLCIGAFGPEEDFFTVKGALEALAAGFGLSFDYKRETTPWLHPGISAAVYCGDKRLGVFGKLSNEINGELEIAKDQKDSQNIYLGELDYEALMSCVDGELRYQPLSPYAAVKRDLALVCDEKTTCGEIEETIKKASPLVGEIKLFDIYRGANLGEGKKSMAFTLSLSDPKKEVSTEEVERVVKKILGNLKFKLGIEIR; this is encoded by the coding sequence ATGAAAGTACCTTTCAGCTGGTTAAAAGAATTTGTAGATATCGACGTTACTGCGCAGGAACTGGAGGATCAGCTCTTCTCCTGCGGCTTTGAGGTCGAAGAGCTGATCCCGCTGGATGCAGGCATCAGCAAGGTGGTCGTCGGCAAGATCGTGGAGATGGAAAAGCAGGAGGGCACCCACCTGACCAAGTGTGTGGTGGACTGCGGCGACTACGGCCACGACATCCGCATCAGCACCGGTGCCACCAACATGAAGCTGGGCGACTGCGTGCCCGCTGCTCTGGATGGCTCCACCCTGCCCGGCGGCATCAAGATCAAGGCCCGCAAGATGCAGGGCGTGGAGTCCAACGGTATGCTGTGCTCCGGCGAAGAGCTGGGCCTGAACGACGATCTGTTCCCGGGCTCTGAGGTCTACGGCCTGCTCATCCTGCCCGAGGATTCTGTCCCCGGCACCGACATTGCCCCCGTGGTGGGTCTGGACGACTATATCTTTGATATCTCCATCACCGCGAACCGCCCGGACTGCCAGTCCGTTCTGGGCATCGCCCGTGAGGTGGCTGCCGTTCTGGGCAAGCCCCTGCACATGCCCGCCATGGACTACAAGACTGTCTGCGAGCCGGATGCGCCCATCACCGTCAAGGTGGAGGCTCCGGACCTGTGCCCCCGCTATATGGCACACTATGTGCGCAACATCCGCATGGGCGAGTCTCCCCGCTGGATGAAGCGCCATCTGGCTCTGTGCGGCCTGCGCTCCATCAGCAATGTGGTGGATATTACCAACCACACCCTGCTGGAAATGGGTCAGCCCATGCACGCCTTTGACCTGAACAAGGTCGCCGGCCGCACTATCGATGTGCGCCGCGCCCATGCGGGCGAAAAGATCGTCACGCTGGATGAGAAGGAGTTCACTCTGAACCCCAACAATCTGGTCATCTGCGATGCCGAAAAGCCGGTGGCACTTGCCGGCATCATGGGCGGCGCAAACTCCGGCATGGATGAGAACACCACCAGCCTGCTGTTTGAGTGTGCCACCTTCGCCCGCGACTGTGTGCGTAAGACCAGCCGCGCATTGGGCCAGAACAGCGACTCTTCTGCCCGCTACGAGAAGGGCGTGGACCGTCACTCTCCTGAACTGGGCCTTGCCCGTGCCCTGCACCTGATCCAGGAGCTGGACTGCGGCGACATCACCACACTGGAATATGACCTGACCGATGGCCGCCCGATGGAGCGCAAGCACATCGTTACCACTCCGGCTAAGATCTGCGGCGTGCTGGGTATCACCGTGCCGGATCAGACCATGATCGACATTCTGCAGCGTCTGGAGTTCACGGTGGATGTACAGGCCGATGGCAGCTGGGATGTGTCCGCACCCCTGTACCGCGAGGACGTGGAGGGCTTCCCGGATCTGGCCGAGGAGGTCATCCGTGAGTACGGCTACGACCACATTGTGCCCACCTTCCTGAACACTGCCTCCGTTACAAACGGCGGTCTGAACTATGACCAGAAGCAGCAGCTCAAGACCAAGCGTCTGCTGGCCGCACAGGGCTTCTATGAGGCCTCCACGCTGGCCTTCTACTCCAACGCAGAACTGGATATGCTGCACATCCCGGCGGATGATGAAGCCCGCAAGGCCATCCGCATCCTGAACCCCATCAGCGAGAATTTGTCCATCATGCGCACCCTGCTGGCTCCCTCCATGCTGAATGTCATTGTGGACAATCTCAAGAAGGGCAACACAGAAGGCCGTCTGTTCGAGATGGCACCGGTGTATCTTGCCAAGGAACTGCCCATCAACGAGCATCCGCACGAGCGCCAGACCCTGTGCATCGGCGCATTCGGCCCTGAAGAAGATTTCTTCACCGTTAAGGGTGCACTGGAAGCACTGGCAGCTGGCTTTGGCCTGAGCTTTGACTACAAGCGCGAGACCACCCCGTGGCTGCACCCCGGCATCAGCGCCGCTGTTTACTGTGGTGACAAGCGTCTGGGTGTGTTTGGCAAGCTGTCCAACGAGATCAACGGCGAGCTGGAAATTGCAAAGGATCAGAAGGATAGCCAGAATATTTATCTGGGCGAGCTGGATTACGAGGCTCTGATGTCCTGCGTGGACGGCGAGCTGCGCTATCAGCCGCTCAGTCCCTACGCTGCTGTCAAGCGTGATCTGGCACTGGTCTGCGATGAAAAGACCACCTGCGGCGAGATCGAAGAGACCATCAAGAAGGCCAGCCCTCTGGTGGGTGAGATCAAGCTGTTCGATATCTACCGCGGCGCAAATCTCGGCGAGGGCAAAAAGAGCATGGCGTTCACCCTGTCTCTGTCCGATCCGAAAAAGGAAGTTTCCACTGAGGAAGTGGAGCGCGTGGTCAAGAAGATCCTCGGCAACCTGAAGTTCAAGCTGGGCATCGAGATCCGCTAA
- a CDS encoding glucosyltransferase domain-containing protein, whose protein sequence is MKEKIDVQKPDDLGLDISDLRYFLVMLLFSAVVFFLLISQRLTNTFDGLWNNTWFFGGYWQVVTGRWLWPVIDALRFGIQTEPFNSLLMLSMSALAVTLLRKFFTEKDSVVTYLAGMAVLASTVTGIQLSYRFQSPVFGCSFLFSVLAAERVVRAADFRKAVVQGALLLVMSLACYQTSLDNFCLLLLTYLLLLLFRNVDREKVHAHIGRSLCSAAAGMVLYFLLTKLIVWACGWQMASYNGGADVSVLSILKNLPNAIAETYQLFGAYFFQNYYRHNILQPVGFFVLVFLALSIGLLNRFRKMLHRKNWEYILLGVATLIVLPIMCNAIMLITSEAVWLLQMGEGLNLFVPVCLLLLEGTRTNQPMVKKYVRAARTGAVVLAVLVVYGNICSAVIDQEAMYEGRKTLKSMSNHIADDLMSSGYFDDNEQLPVLFVGRPSSNSSFMKREYYLYANPYAQMGRFWLNDYSARASWKAVFRDITPAKLKHCSVEQYGELYSRTELEQMPVYPQEGYIQQIDGVVVVKISDDYKVDKEFAPLIDLGELFQLIMDDINDS, encoded by the coding sequence ATGAAAGAAAAAATCGATGTACAGAAACCGGACGACCTTGGGCTGGATATATCGGATCTAAGATATTTTCTGGTGATGCTGCTGTTTTCGGCGGTAGTGTTTTTCCTGCTGATCAGCCAGCGGCTGACCAATACATTTGACGGATTGTGGAACAATACATGGTTCTTCGGCGGCTATTGGCAGGTAGTCACGGGCCGATGGCTCTGGCCGGTGATCGATGCGCTGCGGTTTGGCATCCAGACGGAACCTTTCAATTCATTGCTGATGCTTTCCATGTCGGCGCTGGCTGTTACCCTGCTTCGGAAGTTTTTTACAGAGAAGGATTCTGTCGTGACCTATCTGGCGGGTATGGCTGTTCTGGCCAGCACGGTCACTGGAATACAGCTGTCATATCGGTTTCAGTCGCCGGTGTTTGGCTGCTCATTTTTGTTTTCCGTTCTGGCGGCAGAGCGTGTGGTTCGTGCCGCAGATTTTAGAAAAGCGGTCGTACAGGGAGCACTGCTTCTGGTCATGAGCCTTGCGTGCTATCAGACGAGCCTTGATAACTTTTGTCTGCTCCTGCTGACATATCTTCTGCTGCTTCTGTTCCGCAATGTGGACAGAGAAAAGGTCCATGCCCACATTGGAAGAAGTCTTTGCAGCGCAGCTGCAGGAATGGTTTTGTATTTCCTGCTCACAAAGCTGATCGTATGGGCATGTGGATGGCAGATGGCAAGTTATAATGGAGGAGCGGATGTTTCGGTACTTTCTATACTGAAAAATCTGCCCAATGCCATTGCAGAGACCTACCAACTGTTTGGAGCTTACTTTTTTCAGAATTACTATCGGCATAACATTCTGCAGCCGGTGGGCTTTTTCGTTTTGGTATTTCTGGCGCTGAGCATCGGACTGCTGAACCGCTTCAGAAAAATGCTTCACCGGAAAAATTGGGAATATATCCTTCTGGGAGTGGCAACGCTGATCGTTTTGCCCATCATGTGCAATGCCATCATGCTGATCACAAGCGAGGCGGTCTGGCTTTTGCAGATGGGCGAAGGATTGAATCTGTTCGTGCCGGTATGTCTGCTGCTGCTTGAAGGGACGCGCACAAATCAGCCTATGGTAAAAAAGTATGTACGTGCTGCCCGGACAGGGGCTGTAGTACTTGCGGTTTTGGTCGTCTATGGCAATATCTGCTCTGCCGTGATCGATCAGGAAGCTATGTATGAGGGAAGGAAAACACTCAAGAGCATGTCGAATCACATCGCGGACGACCTGATGAGCAGCGGATATTTTGACGATAACGAGCAGCTGCCGGTACTGTTTGTGGGCAGACCCAGCTCGAACTCCAGTTTTATGAAGAGGGAGTATTACCTCTATGCAAATCCGTATGCGCAGATGGGCCGCTTCTGGCTGAACGATTACTCGGCCAGAGCGTCTTGGAAAGCGGTTTTCAGGGATATTACTCCGGCAAAACTCAAGCATTGCTCGGTGGAACAGTACGGGGAACTGTACAGCAGAACAGAGCTGGAACAGATGCCAGTCTATCCGCAGGAAGGATATATCCAGCAGATCGACGGTGTGGTCGTGGTAAAAATTTCAGATGATTACAAAGTTGATAAAGAGTTTGCGCCACTAATTGACCTGGGAGAATTGTTTCAGCTCATAATGGATGACATAAACGATTCATAA
- a CDS encoding YkgJ family cysteine cluster protein: MRDHHIDLCGQIDFTRTEAMPLLARDAHFSFACNGCGDCCRGREDIVLSGFDLWRIAARLRLPPQIVARGYCRASIGTVSHLPVLRLAPVKENRNNCPFLTGDHCAIHDAEPLVCALYPLAQEISRKGQVSYFLQPTGCGGQVIEARVEDYLARYDVPAREQTDVRWAQTCMTLEDTVEQLGAQLSPVLVRRMQDKLWQALYFGYDYAAPFLPQLEKNLHWLDAEFAKLTEYQKKRNNASK, from the coding sequence ATGCGTGACCACCATATCGACCTGTGCGGCCAGATCGATTTTACCCGTACCGAGGCAATGCCCCTGCTGGCGCGGGATGCACATTTCAGCTTTGCGTGCAATGGCTGCGGCGACTGCTGCCGTGGCAGAGAGGACATTGTACTTTCAGGCTTTGACCTGTGGCGCATTGCAGCCAGGCTGCGCCTGCCGCCGCAGATTGTGGCGCGGGGATATTGCCGGGCCAGCATTGGCACGGTGAGCCATTTGCCGGTGCTGCGGCTGGCCCCGGTGAAGGAGAACCGGAACAACTGTCCCTTCCTTACGGGAGACCACTGCGCCATCCACGATGCCGAACCGCTGGTGTGTGCTCTATACCCGCTGGCGCAGGAGATCAGCAGGAAAGGACAGGTGAGCTATTTTCTGCAGCCAACCGGCTGCGGCGGGCAGGTGATCGAGGCAAGGGTGGAGGACTATCTTGCTCGTTACGATGTCCCGGCCCGGGAACAGACCGATGTGCGCTGGGCGCAGACCTGCATGACACTGGAAGACACGGTGGAACAGCTGGGTGCACAGCTCAGCCCGGTGCTGGTGCGCCGGATGCAGGACAAGCTCTGGCAGGCGCTGTATTTTGGCTACGACTATGCCGCACCGTTCTTGCCGCAGCTGGAGAAAAACCTGCACTGGCTGGATGCTGAATTTGCAAAACTGACGGAATATCAGAAAAAACGAAATAATGCATCAAAATAA
- the pheS gene encoding phenylalanine--tRNA ligase subunit alpha translates to MQAMIDELAKQAAESLGQVSGKETLASFWQEYLSKNGKIPALMKNLRTVAPEERPAMGKIINELKAKVQADYDAAAEQVKQAELAARNAAETVDITLPAKTRSVGGLHPLTLITNQIIDVFSGMGFSVGTFPEIEDDDHNFTRLNVPKDHPARDMQDTFYLSDEFLLRTQTSGGQIRTMDVQKPPIKILMPGRVFRSDSDATHSPMFHQMEGLVVDKGITLGDLQGALNTFVQKLFGADTRTRLRPSYFPFTEPSVEVDVSCFECHGKGCPLCKHTGWIEVLGGGVVNRKVLENCNIDPDEYSGFAFGIGIERIAMLKYGINNIGLMFENNLQFLKQFHE, encoded by the coding sequence ATGCAAGCAATGATCGACGAGCTGGCAAAACAGGCCGCTGAAAGCCTTGGTCAGGTGTCCGGCAAGGAAACGCTGGCCTCCTTCTGGCAGGAGTACCTCAGCAAAAACGGCAAGATCCCTGCCCTGATGAAGAACCTGCGCACCGTTGCGCCGGAAGAGCGCCCCGCTATGGGCAAGATCATCAATGAACTCAAGGCAAAGGTTCAGGCAGATTACGACGCTGCTGCAGAACAGGTGAAGCAGGCAGAGCTTGCTGCCCGCAATGCTGCGGAGACGGTGGATATCACCCTGCCCGCCAAGACCCGCTCTGTGGGCGGCCTGCACCCGCTGACCCTGATCACCAACCAGATCATCGACGTGTTCTCCGGCATGGGCTTTTCGGTGGGTACCTTCCCGGAGATCGAGGACGATGACCACAACTTTACCCGCCTGAACGTGCCCAAGGATCACCCGGCACGCGACATGCAGGACACCTTCTACCTGTCCGATGAGTTCCTGCTGCGTACCCAGACTTCCGGCGGCCAGATCCGCACCATGGACGTTCAGAAGCCGCCCATCAAGATCCTGATGCCCGGCCGTGTGTTCCGCTCCGACTCGGACGCTACCCACAGCCCCATGTTCCACCAGATGGAAGGTCTGGTGGTGGATAAGGGCATCACGCTGGGCGACCTGCAGGGCGCACTGAATACCTTCGTGCAGAAGCTGTTCGGCGCTGACACTCGCACCCGCCTGCGTCCCTCCTACTTCCCGTTCACCGAGCCCAGCGTGGAGGTGGACGTGAGCTGCTTTGAGTGCCACGGCAAGGGCTGCCCGCTGTGCAAGCACACCGGCTGGATCGAGGTGCTGGGCGGCGGTGTCGTCAACCGCAAGGTGCTGGAGAACTGCAATATCGACCCGGACGAGTATTCCGGCTTCGCCTTCGGCATCGGCATCGAGCGTATCGCCATGCTGAAGTATGGCATCAACAACATCGGCCTGATGTTCGAGAACAACCTGCAGTTCCTCAAGCAGTTCCACGAATAA
- a CDS encoding helix-turn-helix domain-containing protein: MYELNKTAFGSFLAQLRREKGMTQKELAACLYVSDKAVSKWERGLSVPDISLLVPLAEQLNVTVAELLHGCRVEEEQRFTREETEELIRKALTFSAEPPERRQARTQKFLPLYGVSVVLGLVETAAVWAVGLAGTEGAMMLLIINVIFGIVYGAYTLFWMPETLPRYYDENHVCNFAQGAFHMHIPGVYYNNRNWLHVLKAMRVWCVVSMLLTPLCTAAAVVFEQATGWQVWCAVLIGYIASLFGAIVIPAKKYQ, translated from the coding sequence ATGTACGAACTGAACAAGACCGCTTTTGGGAGTTTTCTGGCACAGCTGCGCAGGGAAAAGGGCATGACCCAGAAGGAGCTTGCCGCCTGCCTGTATGTTTCGGATAAAGCCGTCAGCAAATGGGAGCGCGGCTTGAGCGTGCCGGATATCTCCCTGCTGGTGCCGCTGGCCGAACAGCTGAATGTGACCGTGGCCGAGCTGTTACATGGCTGCCGCGTGGAGGAGGAGCAGCGCTTTACCCGCGAGGAAACAGAGGAACTGATCCGCAAGGCACTGACTTTTTCGGCAGAACCGCCGGAACGCCGCCAGGCCCGCACGCAGAAGTTTCTGCCGCTGTATGGGGTCAGCGTGGTGCTTGGCCTTGTAGAGACCGCAGCTGTCTGGGCCGTGGGGCTGGCCGGGACCGAGGGCGCAATGATGCTGCTGATTATAAACGTGATCTTCGGCATCGTATATGGGGCCTACACCTTGTTCTGGATGCCGGAAACATTGCCGCGCTATTATGACGAAAACCATGTCTGCAATTTTGCACAGGGCGCGTTCCACATGCATATTCCGGGTGTGTACTACAACAACCGCAACTGGCTCCATGTGCTCAAAGCAATGCGGGTGTGGTGCGTGGTAAGTATGCTCCTGACACCGCTCTGCACGGCAGCGGCGGTCGTGTTTGAACAGGCCACCGGATGGCAGGTGTGGTGTGCAGTGCTTATCGGATACATTGCATCGCTGTTTGGCGCAATCGTCATCCCGGCAAAGAAGTATCAATGA
- a CDS encoding glucosyltransferase domain-containing protein produces the protein MERNIMFVKIKADIRHWLRELDKKYFCVMLGFAVMVYFPLISLKLTNTVDGLWTTAEYMAGAWELSNGRWFWLVTSFLRFSLQLEPINAVVCLVLVSLGVTRLHMLFKPAWMRTSCIDWLAGLCYVSNVVVGCYLSFHFIAPEYGFSFFFAMLATEHVIRGKSAVSSIVPAAVLLALSLGLYQTNLACFCLVLLAYFLLLLFQNGEKQKIREYICKSLASAASGAVLYLLILKITLWATGTAMADYQGGADISVSGILKNLPSSVEKCYELFYRYFFGTLVKHNMLQETAVVFALIFCVVGAALACRLVRLIRRKDWENTFYGTAALLVLPMMCTVFMVATSQASFYIPMSGGLALFLPVCFWLLDSSREEKQPVMRSANAGIKQKKH, from the coding sequence ATGGAGAGGAATATCATGTTTGTAAAAATAAAAGCAGATATCAGACACTGGCTGCGGGAGTTGGATAAGAAATATTTCTGTGTGATGCTGGGTTTTGCGGTGATGGTCTATTTTCCGCTGATCAGCTTGAAGCTGACGAACACAGTGGATGGTCTGTGGACAACGGCTGAGTACATGGCGGGAGCATGGGAGCTTTCCAACGGACGATGGTTCTGGCTGGTGACCAGTTTTCTGCGTTTCAGTCTGCAGCTAGAACCCATCAATGCGGTGGTGTGCTTGGTGCTGGTTTCTCTTGGAGTCACCAGGCTTCATATGCTCTTCAAACCGGCATGGATGAGAACATCCTGCATTGACTGGCTCGCAGGTTTATGCTATGTTTCCAATGTTGTGGTCGGGTGCTATCTTTCGTTTCACTTCATTGCACCGGAGTACGGATTTTCGTTTTTCTTTGCAATGCTGGCTACAGAGCACGTGATCCGGGGAAAATCAGCCGTAAGCAGCATTGTGCCGGCAGCGGTGCTTTTGGCACTGAGCCTTGGCCTGTACCAGACGAACCTTGCCTGTTTCTGTCTGGTGCTGCTGGCCTATTTTCTCCTACTACTTTTCCAGAATGGAGAAAAACAAAAGATTCGGGAATATATTTGCAAAAGCCTGGCAAGTGCTGCATCCGGCGCAGTGCTGTATCTGCTGATCTTAAAGATTACACTGTGGGCGACGGGAACGGCGATGGCCGATTACCAGGGTGGCGCAGATATTTCAGTGTCTGGAATTCTGAAAAATCTTCCTTCCAGCGTTGAAAAGTGCTATGAGCTTTTTTATCGGTATTTCTTTGGTACCCTTGTAAAACACAATATGCTGCAGGAAACTGCAGTTGTATTTGCTTTGATTTTTTGTGTGGTGGGTGCCGCGCTTGCGTGCAGACTGGTTCGGCTCATACGCCGGAAAGATTGGGAAAACACTTTCTATGGCACAGCAGCGCTGCTGGTGCTGCCCATGATGTGCACGGTATTTATGGTGGCAACCTCGCAGGCGTCGTTTTATATTCCCATGTCCGGAGGTCTGGCCTTGTTCCTGCCGGTCTGTTTCTGGCTATTGGACAGCAGCCGGGAGGAAAAACAGCCTGTGATGCGTTCCGCAAATGCTGGAATAAAGCAGAAAAAGCACTGA
- a CDS encoding FprA family A-type flavoprotein, protein MSVNKISEAILGVGVDDTTIDLFESQYPVPTGVSYNSYVILDEKTAVLDTVDARATEPWLENLTEALAGRKPDYLVVSHMEPDHGANIAKLAALYPEMQVVGNAKTFLYMDQFFGADAVAKERRVVVKDGESLSLGTHTLTFVFAPMVHWPEVMVSYESTEKVLFSADGFGRFGAVAKFDEKADWASEARRYYLNIVGKYGPQVQALLKKAAALDIQTICPLHGPVLTGDLGKYLNYYDIWSSYKPEEPEKILVASASIHGHTRAAAHLMAEKLRAKGAKVVEVDLTRTDVSYAVTEAFRCGKIVLACATYDGFLFPPMENLLTHLKTKSFQNRTVGLMENGTWAPMAAKLMRAELESMKNITVCENVVTIRSAANAAAEAQMDALAAEIVAK, encoded by the coding sequence ATGAGCGTAAACAAGATCAGTGAAGCCATTTTGGGCGTTGGCGTGGATGATACCACCATCGACCTCTTCGAGAGCCAGTATCCGGTGCCCACCGGCGTGAGCTATAATTCCTATGTCATTCTGGACGAAAAGACCGCCGTTCTGGACACGGTGGATGCCCGCGCTACCGAGCCGTGGCTGGAAAACCTGACCGAAGCTCTGGCAGGCCGTAAGCCGGATTATCTGGTGGTCTCCCACATGGAGCCGGACCACGGTGCCAACATTGCAAAGCTGGCGGCACTCTATCCTGAGATGCAGGTGGTGGGCAACGCCAAGACTTTCCTGTATATGGATCAGTTCTTTGGTGCTGATGCTGTGGCAAAGGAGCGCCGCGTGGTGGTGAAGGACGGCGAGAGCCTGAGCCTTGGCACCCACACCCTGACCTTTGTGTTTGCCCCCATGGTGCACTGGCCGGAGGTCATGGTCAGCTATGAATCCACCGAAAAGGTGCTGTTCTCCGCGGATGGCTTCGGTCGCTTTGGCGCTGTGGCAAAGTTTGACGAAAAGGCCGACTGGGCCAGCGAAGCCCGCCGCTACTACCTGAACATCGTGGGGAAATACGGCCCGCAGGTGCAGGCGCTGCTGAAAAAGGCCGCGGCTCTGGACATCCAGACCATTTGCCCGCTGCACGGCCCGGTGCTGACCGGAGATCTGGGCAAGTACCTGAACTACTACGACATCTGGTCCAGCTACAAGCCCGAGGAGCCGGAAAAGATCCTTGTGGCAAGTGCTTCCATCCACGGCCACACCCGTGCAGCAGCCCACCTCATGGCAGAAAAGCTGCGTGCAAAGGGCGCAAAGGTCGTGGAGGTGGACCTGACCCGCACCGATGTGTCCTATGCTGTCACCGAAGCCTTCCGCTGCGGAAAGATCGTGCTGGCCTGCGCCACCTACGACGGCTTCCTCTTCCCGCCGATGGAAAATCTGCTGACCCACCTCAAGACCAAGAGCTTCCAGAACCGCACGGTGGGTCTGATGGAGAATGGCACATGGGCACCTATGGCCGCAAAGCTCATGCGCGCCGAGCTGGAAAGCATGAAGAACATCACGGTCTGTGAGAATGTGGTCACCATCCGTTCTGCCGCCAATGCCGCCGCAGAAGCCCAGATGGATGCTCTGGCTGCAGAAATCGTGGCAAAATAA
- a CDS encoding ABC transporter substrate-binding protein encodes MRKITRRSFLAAAAACGAAAALTACGGSSASSAAASSAAPASSAAASAAADGQKFTIGICQLVQHAALDAATQGFEDALTASFGENVTFDFQNAQGDSATCATITNGFVSSGVDLIMANATPALQAAQSATDSIPVLGTSVTEYGVALGLTDFDGTVGGNISGTSDLAPLDQQAEMIVEWMPEAKKVGLLYCSAEANSQYQVDEVQKYLEEKGVTVTQYAFSDSNDLSSVCQKAADENDALYVPTDNTVAANTGIVDGICRPAKKPVFAGEEGICAGCGVATLSISYYDLGYTTGEMAVKILNGEADISTMPIEYTDVTKKYNKTICDDLGLTVPDGYEEIEG; translated from the coding sequence ATGCGTAAAATCACTCGTCGTTCGTTTCTGGCTGCTGCCGCTGCCTGCGGCGCAGCTGCTGCCCTGACTGCCTGCGGCGGTTCTTCTGCATCTTCTGCAGCTGCTTCTTCCGCTGCGCCTGCATCCTCCGCTGCTGCTTCTGCTGCAGCCGATGGCCAGAAGTTCACGATCGGCATCTGCCAGTTGGTGCAGCATGCCGCTCTGGATGCCGCTACGCAGGGCTTTGAGGATGCTCTGACTGCTTCCTTCGGCGAGAACGTCACCTTCGATTTCCAGAATGCACAGGGCGATTCCGCTACCTGCGCTACCATCACCAACGGCTTCGTTTCCTCTGGTGTGGATCTGATCATGGCCAATGCTACGCCCGCTCTGCAGGCTGCACAGTCTGCTACCGACAGCATTCCGGTGCTGGGCACCTCTGTTACCGAGTACGGTGTGGCTCTGGGCCTGACCGATTTCGACGGCACCGTGGGCGGCAACATTTCCGGCACCTCTGATTTGGCCCCGCTGGATCAGCAGGCCGAGATGATCGTGGAGTGGATGCCGGAGGCCAAGAAGGTTGGCCTGCTGTACTGCTCTGCTGAGGCAAACAGCCAGTATCAGGTGGATGAGGTCCAGAAGTATCTGGAGGAAAAGGGTGTCACCGTTACCCAGTACGCTTTCTCTGATTCCAACGACCTGTCCTCTGTCTGCCAGAAGGCTGCCGACGAGAACGACGCACTGTATGTGCCCACCGATAACACTGTTGCTGCAAACACCGGCATTGTGGACGGCATCTGCCGCCCGGCCAAGAAGCCCGTGTTCGCTGGCGAAGAGGGCATCTGCGCCGGCTGCGGCGTGGCTACCCTTTCCATCAGCTACTACGATCTGGGCTACACCACTGGTGAGATGGCAGTGAAGATCCTGAACGGCGAGGCTGATATCTCCACCATGCCCATCGAGTACACCGATGTGACCAAGAAGTATAACAAGACTATCTGCGACGATTTGGGCCTGACCGTTCCCGACGGCTACGAAGAGATCGAGGGCTA
- a CDS encoding MATE family efflux transporter has translation MEKNLTSGSVLKSILFFSLPYLLSYFLQTLYGMADLFIIGQFEGVASTTAVSIGSQVMHMITVMIVGLAMGATVTIGRAVGAENKPRAARLIGNTVTLFMAGSVVLAAVLVGLVDPIVRIVSTPEQAVAGTRTYLIICFIGVPCITAYNIMASIFRGLGDSRSPMYFIAAGLCLASLAVVNEKEYILVTLGAPGNHATEQTNIMDAVQVYRRLEKKK, from the coding sequence ATGGAAAAAAATCTGACCAGCGGCAGTGTGCTGAAAAGCATTTTGTTTTTTTCACTGCCCTATCTGCTTTCGTACTTTTTGCAGACGCTGTACGGCATGGCGGATCTGTTCATCATCGGGCAGTTTGAAGGTGTGGCCAGCACAACGGCGGTGTCCATTGGCAGTCAGGTGATGCATATGATCACTGTGATGATCGTGGGCCTTGCCATGGGAGCAACGGTCACTATTGGCCGGGCCGTGGGCGCAGAGAACAAACCTCGTGCGGCGCGGCTCATTGGCAACACAGTCACACTGTTTATGGCAGGATCTGTGGTACTGGCAGCTGTGCTAGTAGGGCTTGTGGATCCGATCGTACGCATTGTCTCCACACCGGAGCAGGCCGTGGCGGGCACTCGTACCTACCTGATCATCTGCTTTATCGGCGTTCCATGCATCACGGCGTATAATATCATGGCATCAATCTTCCGCGGGCTGGGCGATTCCAGAAGCCCGATGTACTTTATTGCGGCCGGTCTGTGCCTTGCCAGCCTTGCCGTGGTGAACGAAAAGGAGTACATTCTGGTCACGCTGGGGGCACCCGGAAACCACGCGACGGAGCAGACCAACATCATGGATGCTGTGCAGGTGTACCGCAGACTGGAAAAGAAAAAATGA